A window of the Streptomyces sp. NBC_00454 genome harbors these coding sequences:
- a CDS encoding gamma carbonic anhydrase family protein — protein MTQQAAQALVAGVNGKNPEIDPSAFTAPTSVVVGDVRLGPGASIWYSAVLRADCGPITLGADSNVQDNCTVHVDPGFPVSIGERVSIGHNAVVHGCTVEDDCLIGMGATVLNGAVIGAGSLVAAQALVPQGMIVPPGSLVAGVPAKVRRELTDEEREGIKVNALMYNELAKQHRASVTPDA, from the coding sequence ATGACGCAGCAGGCGGCCCAGGCACTCGTGGCGGGTGTCAACGGGAAGAACCCCGAGATCGACCCCTCCGCCTTCACGGCGCCCACCTCCGTGGTCGTCGGCGACGTACGGCTGGGCCCGGGCGCGAGCATCTGGTACTCCGCGGTGCTCCGCGCGGACTGCGGTCCGATCACCCTGGGCGCCGACAGCAACGTGCAGGACAACTGCACCGTGCACGTGGACCCCGGCTTCCCGGTCTCCATCGGCGAGCGCGTCTCCATCGGCCACAACGCCGTCGTGCACGGCTGCACCGTCGAGGACGACTGCCTGATCGGCATGGGCGCGACGGTCCTCAACGGCGCGGTGATCGGCGCCGGCTCGCTGGTGGCGGCCCAGGCGCTGGTCCCGCAGGGCATGATCGTCCCGCCCGGCTCGCTGGTCGCCGGCGTTCCGGCGAAGGTCCGGCGCGAGCTGACCGATGAGGAGCGCGAGGGCATCAAGGTCAACGCCCTGATGTACAACGAGCTGGCCAAGCAGCACCGCGCCTCGGTGACCCCGGACGCCTGA
- a CDS encoding DedA family protein — translation MHIQEWLETIPAVSIYLLVGLVIGVESLGIPLPGEIVLVSAALLASQQGHIDPVVLGACATAGAIVGDSIGYAIGRKGGKPLLERLGRRFPKHFGPDQVAVAERSFEKWGMWAVFFGRFVALLRIFAGPLAGVLHMPYWRFLIANVLGGILWAGGTTAVIYTIGVVAEPWLKGFSWVALALALLFGLAVTVVVRGRMKKAAAAARADASSESPSASAVLAD, via the coding sequence GTGCACATCCAGGAATGGCTGGAGACGATTCCGGCGGTCAGCATCTACCTCCTGGTGGGGCTCGTCATCGGGGTCGAGAGCCTCGGAATTCCGCTGCCCGGAGAGATCGTGCTGGTCAGCGCCGCGCTGCTGGCCTCGCAGCAGGGCCATATCGACCCCGTGGTGCTGGGCGCCTGCGCGACCGCCGGGGCGATCGTGGGCGACTCGATCGGCTACGCGATCGGGCGCAAGGGCGGAAAGCCGCTGCTGGAGCGGCTCGGGCGGCGCTTCCCCAAGCACTTCGGGCCGGACCAGGTGGCCGTGGCGGAGCGCTCCTTCGAGAAGTGGGGCATGTGGGCCGTCTTCTTCGGGCGGTTCGTGGCGCTGCTGCGGATCTTCGCCGGGCCGCTGGCGGGCGTGCTGCACATGCCGTACTGGCGGTTCCTGATCGCGAACGTCCTCGGCGGAATCCTGTGGGCGGGCGGTACGACGGCCGTGATCTACACCATCGGGGTCGTCGCCGAGCCGTGGCTCAAGGGGTTCTCCTGGGTGGCCCTCGCGCTGGCCCTGCTGTTCGGGCTCGCGGTCACGGTGGTGGTGCGCGGCCGGATGAAGAAGGCGGCCGCGGCGGCGCGCGCCGATGCCTCCTCGGAATCGCCTTCCGCCTCGGCCGTGCTCGCCGACTGA
- a CDS encoding DapH/DapD/GlmU-related protein, giving the protein MAKNQNTFSSLTAVRRRLAARVVHAGWRWMQRAGAVTAQTPGPLRFGAIGHATRLAFPQGTVFGEPWIRLGDHCIIGEQVTLTAGMMPDLDLGAEPMLILGNGVVIGRDSHVIADARIEIGNDTFCGPGVYITSTNHSYDDPHEPVGKQWPRSAPVEIGPGCWLGTGAVILPGARLGRNVVVAAGAVVRGEVPDHAVVAGAPARIVRRWEPETGWQPPLRTPAPVPIPEGVTPEQLRALAEVGEAE; this is encoded by the coding sequence GTGGCGAAGAACCAGAACACGTTCTCATCTCTGACGGCCGTGCGCCGCCGGCTCGCGGCCCGCGTCGTCCACGCGGGCTGGCGCTGGATGCAGCGGGCCGGTGCGGTCACCGCGCAGACCCCGGGACCGTTGCGGTTCGGGGCGATCGGGCACGCGACCCGGCTCGCCTTCCCCCAGGGCACGGTCTTCGGCGAACCCTGGATCAGGCTCGGCGACCACTGCATCATCGGTGAACAGGTCACGCTCACCGCCGGCATGATGCCGGACCTCGACCTCGGCGCCGAGCCCATGCTGATCCTCGGCAACGGCGTGGTCATCGGGCGCGACAGCCATGTCATCGCCGACGCCCGGATCGAGATCGGGAACGACACCTTCTGCGGTCCCGGGGTGTACATCACCTCCACCAACCACAGCTACGACGATCCCCACGAGCCCGTCGGCAAGCAGTGGCCGCGCAGCGCCCCGGTGGAGATAGGGCCGGGCTGCTGGCTGGGCACCGGCGCGGTGATCCTGCCCGGGGCCCGACTGGGCCGCAACGTGGTCGTGGCCGCGGGGGCCGTCGTACGGGGCGAGGTGCCGGACCACGCCGTGGTGGCGGGGGCGCCGGCCCGGATCGTCCGCCGCTGGGAGCCCGAGACGGGCTGGCAGCCGCCCCTGCGCACACCGGCGCCGGTGCCTATTCCCGAAGGGGTGACGCCGGAGCAGCTGCGCGCGCTGGCCGAGGTGGGGGAAGCGGAGTGA
- a CDS encoding CoA-binding protein: protein MYGDSATIRKILTELGDTWAVVGLSNNQERAAYRVAEVLQRYGKRVVPVHPKAETVHGEPGYPSLEAIPFKVDVVDVFVNSALAGTVADEAVAKGAEAVWFQLNVIDGAAYDRTRAAGVDMVMDRCPAIEIPAL from the coding sequence GTGTACGGCGATTCCGCGACCATCCGCAAGATCCTCACCGAGCTCGGCGACACCTGGGCCGTGGTGGGCCTGTCCAACAACCAGGAGCGGGCCGCGTACCGCGTGGCCGAGGTGCTCCAGCGGTACGGCAAGCGCGTGGTCCCCGTGCACCCCAAGGCAGAGACGGTCCACGGCGAGCCGGGGTACCCCTCACTGGAAGCGATCCCGTTCAAGGTGGACGTGGTGGACGTCTTCGTGAACAGCGCCCTGGCGGGCACGGTCGCGGACGAGGCCGTCGCGAAGGGCGCCGAGGCCGTCTGGTTCCAGCTGAACGTGATCGACGGGGCCGCGTACGACCGCACCCGTGCGGCCGGCGTGGACATGGTCATGGACCGCTGCCCGGCGATCGAGATCCCCGCGCTCTGA
- a CDS encoding EamA family transporter — translation MTALFALATAVLWGLADFGGGLLTRRLPALTVVVASQIVAVAALGAVVLGTGAWREAGPQLWFAVGAGLVGPVAMLSFYKALALGPMGVVSPLGSLGVVVPVAAGLMLGERPGIGQFAGIAVAVAGIVLAGGPELRGAPVQRRAVVLTLVAAFGFGAVMALIAPASSTVPGLFLALFVQRVTNVAVGGTALWVRTRRGVPALPADAGGLRILWGLLPALAFVGLADVAANGTYSIAAQHGPVTVAAVLSSLYPVITALAAFAVLKERLRTVQAAGAGLALAGTVLLAAG, via the coding sequence ATGACCGCCCTGTTCGCCCTGGCCACAGCCGTCCTGTGGGGGCTGGCCGACTTCGGCGGCGGGCTGCTGACCCGCAGGCTCCCGGCCCTCACCGTGGTCGTGGCCTCCCAGATCGTCGCGGTCGCCGCCCTGGGCGCGGTCGTGCTGGGCACCGGCGCCTGGCGGGAGGCCGGCCCGCAGCTCTGGTTCGCGGTCGGGGCGGGCCTGGTGGGGCCGGTCGCGATGCTCAGCTTCTACAAGGCGCTCGCGCTCGGCCCGATGGGCGTGGTCTCCCCATTGGGCTCGCTCGGCGTGGTGGTCCCGGTGGCCGCCGGGCTGATGCTGGGCGAGCGGCCCGGCATCGGCCAGTTCGCGGGGATCGCGGTGGCCGTCGCGGGCATCGTGCTCGCGGGCGGCCCCGAGCTGCGCGGCGCCCCCGTACAGCGGCGGGCCGTCGTCCTCACCCTCGTGGCGGCCTTCGGCTTCGGCGCGGTGATGGCCCTGATCGCGCCCGCCTCCTCCACGGTCCCGGGGCTGTTCCTCGCGCTCTTCGTGCAGCGCGTCACCAACGTCGCGGTCGGCGGCACCGCCCTCTGGGTCCGGACCCGGCGCGGAGTCCCGGCCCTCCCCGCGGATGCGGGCGGGCTGCGGATCCTGTGGGGGCTGCTGCCGGCGCTCGCCTTCGTCGGGCTCGCGGACGTCGCCGCGAACGGCACGTACTCCATCGCCGCCCAGCACGGACCGGTCACCGTGGCCGCCGTGCTCTCCTCGCTCTACCCGGTGATCACCGCGCTGGCCGCCTTCGCCGTCCTCAAGGAACGGCTGCGCACCGTCCAGGCCGCGGGCGCGGGCCTGGCCCTGGCGGGCACGGTCCTCCTCGCGGCCGGCTAG
- a CDS encoding beta-glucosidase encodes MSEAVSRRQVMGLLGAVGAALGAASCVPAPPPGAQSRKAAVATAPKAGSAARVDGLLGRLTLEEKTVLLHGAPDPAPLGQAGYLPGIPRLGIPALRLADGPAGVRVGKPATALPAPVLLASAFDPALAREYGRVIGREGRALGQDVLLSPMVNLIRTPYAGRNFETFAEDPKLTADLVGEVVRGIQDEGLIATVKHFALNNQEKGRDTVDVIVAEQTLHETELRGFEAAVAAGAGAVMGAYNKVNGVYACESKPLLDELLRGRWGFDGWVMSDWDAAHSTVAAIGAGLDMEMPGGTHYGAPLREAVRGGSVHESAVNLAVRRILTTMDRFGLLAEHPAARPARDAAAGARIARRVAVAGAVLLRNERATLPLTGAAARSIAVIGPTGGTPFVSGGGSAHVVPDAAAAPLAAIRQRAGSGATVRYALGEDLYGRPLPAKLLTPDTGLDDRKVDAGRTWSYEGTFRLAADDEWTLLVHYSGKRPVVRLDGEELFPVRQGVAEYFAGGLLGAAPDGLAVRRRTLALKAGEHRLAVTAEGGPQGQRLRLRHTTGATRAADLAEAVKTAKEAHSVVLFAYEDATEGSDRTSLGLPGGQAALIEAVAAANPRTTVVLNTSSSTTMPWLARTAAVLQMYYPGQEGAGATADVLFGDADPGGRLTQTFPADEHATPVGGDAARYPGVGGRQEYSEGVHVGHRWYDAQRVAPLFAFGHGLSYTTWEYEKLAVRPGPGHGKGGGLRVEFTVRNTGRRKGTEVAQVYVGPSPDLSLEQPVRLLAGYRKLTLEPGEAQRVVLDIDARTLSSWDPERHAWVVGSGRREVFAGRSSRELPLRAKAVVATG; translated from the coding sequence ATGAGCGAGGCCGTGTCCAGACGCCAGGTGATGGGCCTCCTCGGGGCGGTGGGCGCCGCCCTCGGCGCGGCGAGCTGCGTACCGGCGCCACCGCCCGGCGCGCAGTCCCGTAAGGCCGCAGTAGCGACCGCGCCCAAGGCCGGCAGCGCGGCCAGGGTCGACGGGCTGCTGGGACGGCTCACCCTGGAGGAGAAGACCGTCCTGCTGCACGGCGCCCCCGACCCGGCTCCGCTCGGTCAGGCCGGATACCTGCCCGGCATCCCCCGCCTCGGCATCCCCGCACTGCGGCTCGCCGACGGACCGGCCGGGGTCCGCGTGGGCAAGCCCGCCACCGCGCTGCCCGCGCCCGTACTGCTCGCCTCCGCCTTCGACCCGGCGCTCGCCCGCGAGTACGGCCGGGTCATCGGGCGCGAGGGCCGGGCCCTCGGTCAGGACGTGCTGCTCTCGCCGATGGTCAACCTCATCCGCACCCCGTACGCCGGACGGAACTTCGAGACGTTCGCCGAGGACCCGAAGCTCACCGCCGACCTGGTCGGTGAGGTCGTCCGCGGCATCCAGGACGAGGGGCTCATCGCCACCGTCAAGCACTTCGCGCTCAACAACCAGGAAAAGGGCCGCGACACCGTCGACGTCATCGTCGCCGAACAGACCCTCCACGAGACGGAGCTACGGGGCTTCGAAGCCGCCGTGGCGGCCGGCGCGGGCGCGGTGATGGGCGCCTACAACAAGGTCAACGGGGTCTACGCCTGCGAGAGCAAGCCCCTCCTCGACGAACTGCTGCGCGGCCGCTGGGGGTTCGACGGCTGGGTGATGTCCGACTGGGACGCCGCCCACAGCACCGTCGCCGCCATCGGCGCCGGCCTCGACATGGAGATGCCCGGCGGCACCCACTACGGAGCCCCGCTGCGCGAGGCGGTGCGAGGCGGCTCCGTCCACGAGAGCGCCGTGAACCTCGCGGTCCGCCGCATCCTGACCACCATGGACCGTTTCGGGCTGCTCGCGGAGCACCCCGCCGCCCGGCCCGCCCGGGACGCGGCCGCCGGGGCCCGGATCGCCCGCCGGGTGGCCGTGGCCGGCGCGGTCCTGCTGCGCAACGAGCGCGCCACGCTGCCGCTGACGGGAGCGGCCGCCCGCTCGATCGCCGTCATCGGCCCCACCGGAGGGACCCCGTTCGTCAGCGGCGGCGGCAGCGCGCACGTGGTCCCCGACGCGGCCGCCGCCCCCCTCGCCGCGATCCGGCAGCGGGCCGGTTCCGGCGCCACCGTGCGCTACGCGCTCGGCGAGGACCTGTACGGGCGCCCGCTCCCGGCGAAACTGCTGACCCCCGACACCGGCCTCGACGACCGGAAGGTGGACGCCGGGCGCACCTGGAGCTACGAGGGCACCTTCCGGCTCGCGGCCGACGACGAGTGGACCCTGCTCGTCCACTACAGCGGGAAACGGCCGGTGGTCAGGCTCGACGGGGAGGAGCTGTTCCCGGTCCGCCAGGGCGTGGCCGAGTACTTCGCCGGCGGGCTCCTCGGCGCCGCGCCCGACGGGCTCGCCGTCCGCCGCCGCACCCTCGCGCTCAAGGCGGGCGAGCACCGGCTCGCCGTCACCGCCGAAGGCGGTCCGCAGGGACAGCGGCTGCGGCTGCGCCATACGACGGGGGCGACCCGGGCCGCCGACCTCGCCGAGGCGGTCAAGACCGCCAAGGAGGCGCACAGCGTGGTGCTGTTCGCCTACGAGGACGCCACCGAGGGCAGCGACCGGACCTCCCTGGGCCTTCCGGGAGGCCAGGCGGCGCTCATCGAAGCGGTGGCCGCCGCCAATCCGCGGACCACGGTGGTGCTCAACACCTCCTCCAGTACGACGATGCCCTGGCTGGCCCGTACCGCAGCCGTCCTCCAGATGTACTACCCGGGCCAGGAGGGTGCGGGAGCCACCGCCGACGTGCTCTTCGGCGACGCGGACCCGGGCGGCCGGCTCACCCAGACCTTCCCGGCCGACGAGCACGCGACCCCGGTCGGCGGCGACGCCGCGCGCTATCCGGGGGTGGGCGGCCGGCAGGAGTACTCCGAGGGCGTCCACGTCGGCCACCGCTGGTACGACGCGCAGCGGGTGGCTCCGCTGTTCGCCTTCGGGCACGGGCTCTCGTACACGACCTGGGAGTACGAGAAGCTGGCCGTCCGACCGGGCCCCGGCCACGGGAAGGGCGGCGGGCTGCGCGTGGAGTTCACCGTCCGCAACACCGGGCGCCGCAAGGGCACCGAGGTGGCCCAGGTGTACGTGGGCCCCTCGCCGGACCTGTCGCTGGAACAGCCGGTGCGCCTGCTGGCCGGCTACCGCAAGCTCACCCTGGAGCCCGGCGAGGCGCAGCGGGTGGTCCTCGACATCGACGCGCGCACGCTGTCCTCGTGGGATCCCGAGCGCCATGCGTGGGTGGTCGGTTCAGGCCGTCGGGAAGTGTTCGCCGGTCGTTCCTCGCGCGAACTCCCGCTGCGGGCAAAGGCTGTGGTGGCGACCGGATAG
- a CDS encoding XRE family transcriptional regulator encodes MSDLEQLTQALARNLKRWRGERGFTLEALATRAGVSRGMIIQIEQARTNPSVGTTVKLADALGVSITTLLDYDRSPQVQVVLPGQGVRMWSTEGGSGASMLLGDDRRGPVEMWTYRLEPGEGTASDPHPSGTFEMLHVTAGELTLVVDDEKYLVPAGGAVSFEANAPHAYRNEGSGPMEMTMAVSIPPVSLPSGSAPSASAPPTTSV; translated from the coding sequence GTGTCGGACCTCGAACAGCTCACCCAGGCGCTGGCCCGGAATCTCAAGCGCTGGCGCGGTGAGCGCGGCTTCACCTTGGAGGCCCTCGCGACCCGTGCGGGGGTGAGCCGCGGCATGATCATCCAGATCGAGCAGGCCCGTACGAACCCCAGCGTCGGCACCACGGTCAAGCTGGCCGACGCGCTCGGCGTCAGCATCACCACCCTGCTCGACTACGACCGCAGCCCGCAGGTGCAGGTGGTGCTGCCGGGGCAGGGGGTTCGGATGTGGTCCACCGAGGGGGGCAGCGGCGCGAGCATGCTGCTCGGCGACGACCGGCGCGGGCCGGTGGAGATGTGGACCTACCGCCTGGAGCCCGGCGAGGGGACCGCCTCGGACCCGCATCCGTCCGGCACCTTCGAAATGCTGCACGTCACGGCGGGGGAGTTGACTCTGGTGGTCGACGACGAGAAGTACCTCGTACCGGCGGGCGGGGCGGTCTCCTTCGAGGCGAACGCCCCGCACGCCTACCGCAACGAGGGCTCCGGGCCGATGGAGATGACGATGGCGGTCTCGATCCCGCCGGTGTCCCTGCCGTCGGGTTCCGCCCCGTCGGCGTCCGCCCCGCCGACGACGTCCGTTTAG
- a CDS encoding spermidine synthase, translated as MPDVDGERAWLLTVDGAPQSYVDLDDPEHLEFEYVRRLAHVLDCAGEPGAPLDLLHLGGGALTLPRYAAATRPGSRQDVVEFDAGLVELVREFLPVAADTGITVHVADARAWLEAAPDASADVVVGDVFGGSRVPASLTSVEYARQVARVLRPGGVYAANLADGAPFGFLRGQLANFAAVFGELGLIAEPGVLRGRRFGNAVLLASDRELPVAALSRVCAGDAFPSRVEVGVALARLMRGALPVADADAVASPEPPEGAFSLG; from the coding sequence ATGCCGGACGTCGACGGGGAGCGGGCCTGGCTGCTCACCGTGGACGGCGCCCCGCAGTCGTACGTGGACCTCGACGACCCGGAGCACCTGGAGTTCGAGTACGTACGCCGTCTCGCGCACGTACTGGACTGCGCGGGCGAGCCGGGGGCCCCGCTGGACCTGCTGCACCTGGGCGGCGGCGCGCTGACGCTGCCCCGGTACGCGGCGGCCACGCGTCCCGGGTCGCGGCAGGACGTGGTCGAGTTCGACGCGGGACTGGTCGAGCTGGTCCGCGAGTTCCTGCCGGTGGCGGCCGACACAGGGATCACGGTGCACGTCGCCGACGCGCGGGCCTGGCTGGAGGCGGCGCCGGATGCGAGCGCGGACGTGGTGGTGGGGGACGTGTTCGGGGGATCCCGGGTGCCGGCTTCGCTGACCTCCGTGGAGTACGCGCGCCAGGTGGCCCGGGTGCTGAGGCCCGGCGGCGTCTACGCGGCGAACCTCGCGGACGGGGCGCCCTTCGGGTTCCTGCGCGGGCAACTGGCGAACTTCGCCGCGGTCTTCGGGGAGCTGGGTCTGATCGCGGAGCCGGGGGTGCTGCGGGGGCGGCGGTTCGGGAACGCGGTGCTGCTGGCCTCGGACCGGGAGTTGCCGGTGGCGGCGCTCTCCCGGGTGTGCGCCGGGGACGCGTTTCCCTCCCGGGTGGAGGTGGGGGTGGCGCTGGCCCGCCTGATGCGGGGGGCGCTGCCCGTGGCGGACGCCGACGCGGTGGCTTCGCCCGAGCCGCCGGAGGGGGCGTTCAGCCTCGGTTGA
- a CDS encoding patatin-like phospholipase family protein, whose protein sequence is MGGDGHGKSDGRTDGKGTALVLGGGGLTGVGWEAGMLYGLARAGIDLSGADLVVGTSAGSVVGAQLTSGLLTPQELYERQLGDPDGELPAKLGTGLIARYAVAMVRSRDPKAYRRRVGAIALATDAGAESERRKVLEARLVSHAWPERRLVVAAVDALTGELAAFERGSEAGLVDAVSASCAVPGVWPPVTVAGRRFIDGGIRSATNADLATGYARVVILAPMSMGGRLVPSPASQAARLRAAGAKVALITPSAAARKVFGRNVLDPARRDPAARAGLEQAAEHAAEAAGVWADPAA, encoded by the coding sequence ATGGGCGGCGACGGCCACGGCAAGTCCGACGGCAGGACCGACGGCAAGGGCACGGCGCTGGTCCTCGGCGGCGGCGGGCTGACCGGCGTCGGCTGGGAGGCCGGAATGCTGTACGGGCTCGCCCGCGCGGGCATCGACCTGTCCGGCGCCGACCTCGTCGTCGGCACCTCGGCCGGCTCGGTCGTCGGCGCGCAGCTCACCTCCGGACTGCTCACCCCGCAGGAGCTGTACGAGCGCCAGCTCGGCGACCCCGACGGGGAGCTCCCGGCGAAGCTGGGCACCGGGCTGATCGCGCGCTACGCCGTCGCCATGGTGCGCTCCCGCGACCCGAAGGCCTACCGGCGCCGGGTCGGAGCCATCGCGCTCGCCACCGACGCCGGGGCGGAATCGGAGCGCCGCAAGGTGCTGGAGGCCCGGCTGGTCTCGCACGCCTGGCCCGAGCGGCGCCTGGTGGTCGCGGCGGTGGACGCGCTGACCGGCGAACTCGCCGCCTTCGAGCGGGGGAGCGAGGCCGGGCTGGTCGACGCCGTCTCGGCGAGCTGCGCCGTACCCGGGGTGTGGCCGCCCGTGACGGTCGCGGGGCGCCGGTTCATCGACGGCGGGATCCGCTCGGCGACCAACGCCGACCTGGCCACCGGCTACGCCCGCGTGGTGATCCTCGCGCCGATGTCCATGGGCGGCAGGCTCGTCCCCTCGCCGGCCTCGCAGGCCGCGCGGCTGCGGGCGGCCGGGGCGAAGGTGGCGCTGATCACCCCGTCGGCGGCGGCCCGCAAGGTCTTCGGGCGCAACGTACTGGACCCGGCCCGGCGCGATCCCGCGGCCCGGGCGGGGCTGGAGCAGGCCGCCGAGCACGCCGCGGAGGCCGCCGGTGTCTGGGCGGATCCGGCGGCCTGA
- a CDS encoding MFS transporter, whose protein sequence is MSPLPTPSPGTSRSSAFRRRPAWASRNYTLLTGAAVVTNLGSHGALIAAAFAVLDAGGSGGDVGLVAAARTLPLVLFLLIGGAIADRIPRHHVMVAANILNCLSQAAFAVLVLAGDPQLWQMMLLTALCGTGTAFFNPAAEGMLLSSVSGEHSNRAFALFRMAMNGAGIGGAALGGAMIAAMGPGWVLALDAAAFAVAGALRAFLDVGRVAERTSGGGLLADLREGWVEFRSRPWLWSIVLQFSVVVAVVGAAEAVYGPLVARDQLGGPAPWGLALAFFGVGTIGGAVLMMVWKPRRLLLVGTLCVFPLALPSAGLAVPLPVWGLCAVMFVSGTAIEVFGVSWMTTMHQEIPEEMFSRVSAYDWFGSLSMLPLATAVAGPVESAIGRTSALWGCAALVVLVTAAVLLVPDVRHMTRKPPKPTQGAVPATATSSPADSSPAGV, encoded by the coding sequence GTGAGCCCTCTCCCCACCCCCTCCCCCGGTACGTCCCGTTCGTCCGCGTTCCGGCGCCGGCCCGCCTGGGCGAGCCGCAACTACACCCTGCTGACGGGTGCGGCGGTCGTCACGAACCTCGGGAGCCACGGAGCGCTCATCGCGGCCGCGTTCGCCGTGCTCGACGCCGGCGGCTCCGGCGGCGACGTCGGCCTGGTGGCCGCCGCCCGCACCCTGCCGCTCGTCCTCTTCCTCCTCATCGGCGGAGCCATCGCCGACCGGATACCCCGCCACCACGTCATGGTCGCGGCCAACATCCTGAACTGCCTCTCCCAAGCGGCCTTCGCCGTGCTCGTCCTCGCCGGCGACCCGCAGCTGTGGCAGATGATGCTGCTCACCGCGCTGTGCGGAACCGGTACGGCCTTCTTCAACCCGGCCGCCGAGGGCATGCTCCTCTCCAGCGTCTCCGGCGAGCACTCCAACCGTGCCTTCGCCCTCTTCCGGATGGCGATGAACGGCGCCGGCATCGGCGGAGCGGCCCTCGGCGGAGCCATGATCGCCGCGATGGGGCCCGGCTGGGTCCTGGCCCTGGACGCGGCCGCCTTCGCGGTCGCCGGCGCCCTGCGCGCCTTCCTCGACGTCGGCCGCGTCGCCGAACGGACCTCCGGCGGCGGCCTGCTGGCCGATCTGCGCGAGGGCTGGGTGGAGTTCAGGAGCCGCCCCTGGCTGTGGAGCATCGTGCTCCAGTTCTCCGTCGTCGTCGCCGTCGTCGGCGCCGCGGAGGCGGTCTACGGTCCCCTGGTCGCCCGGGACCAACTGGGCGGCCCGGCACCCTGGGGCCTGGCGCTCGCCTTCTTCGGCGTCGGCACCATCGGCGGGGCCGTCCTGATGATGGTGTGGAAACCGCGCCGCCTGCTGCTGGTCGGAACCCTGTGCGTGTTCCCGCTGGCGCTGCCCTCCGCGGGGCTGGCGGTGCCGCTGCCGGTGTGGGGGCTGTGCGCGGTGATGTTCGTGAGCGGCACGGCCATCGAGGTGTTCGGCGTGAGCTGGATGACGACGATGCACCAGGAGATCCCGGAGGAGATGTTCTCCCGGGTCTCCGCCTACGACTGGTTCGGCTCGCTGTCGATGCTCCCGCTGGCCACGGCGGTGGCCGGCCCGGTCGAATCCGCGATCGGCCGCACCTCGGCCCTCTGGGGCTGCGCGGCCCTGGTCGTCCTGGTCACCGCGGCCGTCCTCCTGGTCCCGGACGTCCGCCACATGACCCGCAAACCCCCGAAGCCCACCCAGGGGGCCGTCCCCGCCACCGCCACATCCAGCCCCGCCGACTCCAGCCCCGCCGGCGTTTGA
- a CDS encoding DUF4442 domain-containing protein, with product MSAEQMNVGELLAATVPMAKTLNLQFLETTPERAVVRLPDQAEFHNHLGGPHAGAMFTLAESASGAIVLAAFGEQLSRAVPLAVSAEIGYKKLAKGVVTATATLGRPAAEVVAELDAGGRPEFPVTIAIQREDEAVTGEMTVVWTLRPNA from the coding sequence ATGAGCGCTGAACAGATGAACGTGGGCGAACTCCTCGCCGCCACCGTGCCGATGGCCAAGACCCTGAACCTCCAGTTCCTGGAGACCACCCCCGAGCGCGCGGTCGTCCGGCTGCCGGACCAGGCAGAGTTCCACAACCACCTCGGCGGCCCGCACGCGGGCGCCATGTTCACCCTGGCCGAATCCGCCAGCGGCGCGATCGTCCTGGCCGCCTTCGGCGAGCAGCTCTCGCGCGCCGTGCCCCTCGCCGTGAGCGCCGAGATCGGCTACAAGAAGCTCGCCAAGGGCGTCGTCACGGCCACCGCCACGCTCGGCCGCCCCGCCGCCGAGGTAGTCGCCGAACTCGACGCGGGCGGCCGCCCCGAGTTCCCCGTCACCATCGCCATCCAGCGCGAGGACGAGGCCGTGACCGGCGAGATGACCGTCGTCTGGACGCTGCGCCCCAACGCGTGA